The DNA region GTTGTTGGGCCGCCAAAGGCTGCGGCATCAGTGCAGCCGCGGCGCAGGCCGCGACGCCGCGGACGATCACACGTCGGCAGAAGCCCGCCCCGGATGACGGCGCACGACCAACTCCCGGCCTTGAGGCCGAGTCCATGAGCGTCCTCCCGGAGATTTATCGTTCTTGCTTTTGAGGCTAGCGCATCGTTGCGCTTGCGACAATTGCGGCGGAATGGACGTTCGAAACAGCTTGATGAGGACCTTTTCGACCACCCTGCTTTTGGGGCAAACCATGAACATGGGATCGGAAGGATTTGGCCGATGGCACGAAATCGGGTGCAGTTTCAGTAGGGTCCCAGTGAGGCGGCCTTCGATGGCCTCTATGGGACGGAAGAGCTCTGCCGGGTCACGATCTCTTCAAGTGATGGCGGCCCAAAGGGTTCATCTGCCCTGTTCGTGGCGGAGGAGATCACTGTGAGCAGAAGGGCCGAGGGCTGTTCCAATGCACCGCCAAGCGATGGCAACCTCGCTCGTGTAGCGCGCAAAATCGGATGGCACGGCGCGCAAGATCAGATGGCAGCAGTTTAAGCCTCTGCTGAAGCCCCGTTTAAGGCCCCTTCCAGCCGCCTGCAGGCCACCTCGAAATAGGCCGGCTCGACCTCGATGCCGATGTAGGGCAGCCCCCGCTGAAGGCAGGCGACCCCCACCGTCCCCGATCCCATGAACGGGTCCAGGATCGGCCCCTCCATGACCGCCATCAGCTGGGCCATCAGCTCCACCGGCTTGCCGGCGATGTGGTGCTTGATCTTGGGCACCGGCTCGCGGATCACGCCGGGGGCCACCTTGCCGGCGAGCGGCCGGGCGCCGTTGGTCCCCCACACCGCGAACTCGGCCTGCACCCGGTAGCGGCCGAGCTGCGGCCGGCTCGCCTCTGTCTTGTCCCACGGCACGATGCCCCGCCACACCCACCCGGCACACTGGAGGGCGTCTGTCGTCACCGGCAGCTGCCGCCAGTCGGAGAACGTGACCAGCAGCGCGCCGGGCCGGCACAGCGTCCGCGCCCGCCCCATCCACAGCGTCGACCAGGCGAGATACGAGCGCTGGTCGCGGGTGTCGCCCTGGAACTCCGGATAGAGCCCGCGGTGCTCGCTCGACTGGTACTTGGCCGAGGTGGCCATCGCCTTATCCCGCACGTTGCCGCCGCTGGAATACGGCGGGTCGGTCAGCACCGCCCCGATTGAGCCGGGCTCCAGCCTGGTCAGGATTTCGAGGGCGTCGCCGAGATAGAGGGTGGCCGGTCCGATCTGCCGGCGCTGGACGTGCATGGGGCCTCTCCCGAGGTCGGACGCTCGCGGCGCTCGGATACGGGCTCGATCGGCCTCAAGGTGTTGAATGTGCCGCACCGGCGGCACTTGATCTGGACGGCGCCGGCGATCGCGCCGGTTGCCGCCCGGAGCAGCAGCGCGCGGCAGCTGCCGCAGCGGATGTCCTCCACGTGCTGGTAACCCGAATCGTGCCACCGCACCCCGGCTCGCCAGAGCTGGGGCGGGGTGGCGGCCATGTGAGTGCGTCGCTCCGCGGGCCTCTCCGCCAAGACAGTCCCGCGGCCGGGGAAACCCGGACCCCGTCACCCTGCCGCACCGGCGCTCAGGCGACATTGCCGCCTCCCGACACGTCGCCGGCCGAGTTGTTCGGCGCGGTCAGCCGCGAGCCCGACGATCCGGATGTCCCCGACCGTCCTCCCGCGTCGCCGGCGCCCCCGGTGCCGGTCTCCTGCACCTCGGCCTCGATCCTGGTGGTGTAGCCGCCTTCCACCA from Blastochloris tepida includes:
- a CDS encoding DNA-methyltransferase — translated: MHVQRRQIGPATLYLGDALEILTRLEPGSIGAVLTDPPYSSGGNVRDKAMATSAKYQSSEHRGLYPEFQGDTRDQRSYLAWSTLWMGRARTLCRPGALLVTFSDWRQLPVTTDALQCAGWVWRGIVPWDKTEASRPQLGRYRVQAEFAVWGTNGARPLAGKVAPGVIREPVPKIKHHIAGKPVELMAQLMAVMEGPILDPFMGSGTVGVACLQRGLPYIGIEVEPAYFEVACRRLEGALNGASAEA
- a CDS encoding Com family DNA-binding transcriptional regulator, which codes for MAATPPQLWRAGVRWHDSGYQHVEDIRCGSCRALLLRAATGAIAGAVQIKCRRCGTFNTLRPIEPVSERRERPTSGEAPCTSSAGRSDRPPSISATPSKS